One genomic region from Pirellulales bacterium encodes:
- the gmd gene encoding GDP-mannose 4,6-dehydratase: MDDRKPVRDARSSTPRRAFVTGITGQDGSYLAELLLVKGYEVHGLIRRASTFNTERIEHLYSDPHDPATRLFLHYGDLTDGASLMNLVLSIEPDEIYNLAAQSHVRVSFDQPLFTADVDALGTLRILEAARLLQDRRPVRVYQASSSEMYGKVRETPQKETTPFHPRSPYACSKVFGFYQGVNYREAYGMHVSNGILFNHESPRRGETFVTRKITRAATRIREGLQQRLFLGNIDACRDWGFARDYVEAMWLMLQQDEPDDYVIATGESHSVREFLDAAFRHVGLNWQDHVSLDPRYLRPAEVDLLLGEASKARRRLSWQPRTSFDELVRLMVDADWSLARNERLLAGRRAA, translated from the coding sequence CGGTTCTTATCTTGCCGAACTACTGCTCGTCAAGGGATACGAAGTCCACGGCTTGATCCGCCGGGCGAGCACCTTTAACACCGAGCGGATCGAACATCTCTATTCCGATCCGCACGATCCGGCCACACGGTTGTTTCTTCATTACGGCGATCTCACCGACGGCGCGAGCCTGATGAACCTCGTGCTCTCGATCGAGCCCGACGAGATCTACAACCTGGCGGCGCAAAGCCATGTGCGCGTGTCGTTCGATCAACCGCTGTTCACGGCCGATGTCGACGCGCTGGGAACCTTGCGCATTTTGGAAGCGGCCCGATTATTGCAAGATCGCCGGCCGGTGCGGGTGTATCAAGCCTCGTCGAGCGAAATGTATGGCAAGGTGCGCGAAACGCCGCAAAAGGAGACGACGCCGTTTCATCCCCGCAGCCCCTATGCCTGCTCGAAGGTGTTCGGCTTTTATCAAGGGGTGAACTATCGCGAAGCGTATGGAATGCACGTGTCGAACGGGATATTGTTCAACCATGAATCGCCCCGCCGCGGCGAGACGTTCGTCACGCGCAAGATCACCCGCGCCGCCACACGCATCCGCGAGGGTTTGCAACAGCGGCTATTCCTGGGCAATATCGACGCCTGCCGCGATTGGGGCTTTGCCCGCGATTATGTCGAGGCGATGTGGCTCATGCTGCAGCAAGACGAGCCCGACGACTACGTGATCGCCACGGGTGAGTCGCACAGTGTGCGCGAATTCCTCGATGCCGCCTTCCGCCACGTCGGACTGAATTGGCAAGACCACGTCTCGCTCGATCCGCGGTATCTTCGCCCCGCAGAGGTCGATCTTCTGCTGGGCGAAGCGTCCAAAGCCCGGCGGCGGCTCTCGTGGCAGCCGCGCACATCGTTCGACGAACTTGTGCGGCTGATGGTCGACGCCGACTGGTCGCTGGCGCGGAACGAGCGCCTGCTGGCCGGGCGCCGCGCGGCATAG
- a CDS encoding UDP-glucuronic acid decarboxylase family protein, protein MPTLKRILITGGAGFLGSHLCERLVAGKHDVICIDNFFTSQKTNVAHLLGLPNFELVRHDLIQPIWLEVDEIYNLACPAAPGHYQFNPIKTMKTSIVGAINMLGMAKRCRAKILQASTSEVYGDPEVHPQPESYRGSVNPIGPRACYDEGKRAAEALFMDYHRMNRVNIRVARIFNTYGPRMHPFDGRVVSNFIRQAIAGTEITIFGDGSQTRSFCYRDDLVEGLIRLMNAPDDCIGPINLGNPDEFTVLQLAELVLEMTGSKSKLVRRPLPEDDPTMRQPDITLARQKLAWQPTIPLREGLKKTIDWFRTIDMSNYRAPTPNY, encoded by the coding sequence GTGCCGACGCTCAAGCGAATTTTAATTACGGGAGGCGCCGGCTTTCTCGGCTCGCACCTTTGTGAGCGATTGGTCGCCGGGAAGCACGATGTCATTTGCATCGACAATTTCTTCACGAGCCAAAAGACGAACGTCGCCCATCTGCTAGGGCTGCCGAATTTCGAACTCGTGCGCCACGATCTCATTCAGCCGATCTGGCTCGAAGTCGACGAAATCTACAACCTCGCTTGCCCCGCCGCGCCCGGCCATTATCAGTTCAATCCGATCAAGACGATGAAAACGTCGATCGTCGGCGCGATCAACATGCTCGGCATGGCCAAGCGCTGCCGGGCGAAGATTCTGCAAGCCTCGACCAGCGAAGTGTATGGCGATCCGGAAGTCCATCCGCAGCCCGAATCCTATCGCGGGTCGGTCAATCCGATCGGGCCGCGGGCTTGCTACGACGAAGGCAAACGAGCCGCCGAAGCACTGTTCATGGACTATCACCGCATGAACCGGGTGAACATTCGCGTGGCCCGGATTTTCAATACCTACGGCCCGCGGATGCACCCGTTCGACGGCCGGGTGGTGTCGAATTTCATTCGCCAGGCGATTGCCGGCACGGAGATCACGATTTTTGGCGACGGCTCGCAGACCCGTTCGTTTTGTTATCGCGACGATTTGGTGGAAGGCTTGATCCGCCTGATGAACGCCCCGGACGATTGCATCGGGCCGATCAATCTCGGCAATCCCGATGAATTCACGGTTTTGCAACTGGCCGAGTTGGTGCTGGAGATGACCGGTTCGAAATCGAAGTTGGTTCGCCGCCCGCTTCCGGAAGACGACCCGACGATGCGCCAACCCGACATTACGCTGGCGCGGCAAAAGCTCGCCTGGCAGCCGACGATCCCGCTCCGCGAGGGCTTGAAGAAGACGATCGATTGGTTCCGCACGATCGATATGAGCAACTACCGCGCGCCGACGCCGAATTATTGA